A single genomic interval of Scylla paramamosain isolate STU-SP2022 chromosome 4, ASM3559412v1, whole genome shotgun sequence harbors:
- the LOC135099865 gene encoding uncharacterized protein LOC135099865, which yields MPKTEDLERRRRLRGTARGKLTRKCNLLSEQVKQGKPSSIIEDYYEEVKDAFRELERRHEDVMDALCESDQEEEDFNGKLKNEEQYIVQAELLKTGACETLLQLCKKEKETALTDSATKVKVKPIEPPKFEGDIRQYQTFRSNYDKIMTVNYGENAFALKQCLSGEALSVVHGVDDDYKEMFRRLDQRYADPVRLTDTVINQLQELKPIAEGNTGKFVETVEVIEKCWTDMSKNNLEVQMSTVIVISLIEKILPPQQKREWTKIYQNLSNKVNAFPELLKYLKEEKNVLDYIDKDVRKRSHNSKATVHSVEVKEDDSQIMRTLQKLQLQQAEHQANMESIMQKFTQTLSSGGSQVGRHRQNYGNPNFCWYHNSDSHTISRCNTFHNLEPSNKMEVLRKNHVCFHCLAMGHSSKDCQEKRSCYMKLGNGNVCGKPHHPRLHYLLYQNDINIHTNKSDGCTLLMIGQVNCKDDSLVTLFDPGSTSSLVTHRKARDLGLCGTPYNITMTTVGNVSDTVFTKMYKMPLVDETGKQYLIQCVGMDEITSEVNPVPMDIILSQLGVSQSMHIFRPHGRVDLLIGADSCDIIPTTVKTVGKLQLMKGPFGYCVRGSHPELKNEYTEHYVAQVNHMSLTSNTFEIQGEICRTFKEDIDNLFAMDHLGTNCRPKCTNCINCKDCNRETHITVKEEEEMKLILSGLEYQEKEKTWTVHYPWIKDPHHLPNNFGVALMKLKGTEKRLKKLGSRSTENYKVQIDDMLKRGVARKLNREELNWYKGPVHYLSHHEVLKQSSASTPTRIVFNASASYNGHVLNNYWAKGPNVMNSLFGLLLRFREGSIAFVGDIAKMFNSIRLSEFDSHVHRFLWRDFEDRAPDHYALTAVPFGDICSPAIAILAMRQTAEKCKEEFPEAANVIVQDSYMDDIIHSMNDTEKASQIIKDVELILNRGNFHMKEWIISGKTQVGNDVDLSGIPGEKVLGLVWNPVEDEISFKMKMKSTCKQTCSVEVKSNSDEPQNPLTKRKALSYISTIFDPMGFVTPVTLRGKLLMRQIIEYIDENGRKLDWDDPLPEEFIGKWYKFCHDMHELGTIKLPRCICNAELVEPTLILFNDASTLAYSACAYARWRVGKDKYQSKLLAAKSRLAPIKTQTIPRLELSSAVLSVRLRNTIMNETNIRFDHVHHFTDSEIVLSQITKHNIKAGTYVANRIVEIKESSLSNEWHWISTEVNIADLMTRSSKFVDMGPTSCWQCGPTFLELPFSQWPMKSISPTPEIKSIINTAEVNNWHINDCNMFDIDRFNSYRKIIGVTARVLNALHARSFKGILASPTVDQLKQAEILWIKRAQISLTDNWEKRFKRLGPFCKDGIIYVGSRIAAWLKNNYNNEAFILLPTKHRLTEVCIKDIHDKDHGGIESTLCKLQAKFWIPQARKLIKSVKSRCVTCRRLEKQVIGQSMGPVPEERLKPSPPFYHSALDLFGPLMIKDTVKGRCKKKVYGVVVNCLSTRASYVDLVEGYDTDSLITTLRRFTAIRGFPHSMYSDHGSQLKLASKEVCFLTQDQEKLSQFSREGGMEWKFTKSADAPWENGCSEAMVKLVKRVMTRVIGDSTLTFGELQSAMFEIANMLNERPIGMKNGSDCTKGSYLCPNDLILGRASVHTPEGVFDSSTNTRTRQRFINAIVKSFWKKWMMHYFSTLIVQQKWHCEKRNLRVGDIVLVQDSNNLKGHWKLAEVCQVLPSSDGKVRDVQIRYKLQSGNSMYKGHQDIKVNRSVHKLVLILPIEEQ from the coding sequence ATGCCCAAGACGGAGGACCTTGAGCGCCGACGGAGACTACGAGGGACAGCCCGTGGAAAGCTAACTAGGAAGTGTAACCTACTCTCTGAGCAAGTGAAGCAGGGTAAGCCATCTAGCATTATTGAGGATTATTATGAGGAAGTAAAGGACGCTTTTCGGGAACTCGAGAGACGACACGAGGATGTGATGGACGCATTATGTGAGAgtgatcaagaggaggaggactttaaTGGAAAACTTAAGAATGAAGAACAGTATATAGTTCAGGCAGAATTGTTGAAGACAGGTGCTTGTGAGACTTTATTACAGctatgtaaaaaggaaaaggagacagcCTTAACAGATAGTGCAACTAAGGTTAAGGTGAAGCCAATAGAACCTCCTAAATTTGAAGGTGACATACGCCAATACCAGACATTTCGCAGCAACTATGATAAAATAATGACTGTCAATTATGGGGAAAATGCCTTTGCCTTAAAACAGTGCTTATCAGGTGAAGCGCTAAGTGTAGTACATGGAGTAGATGATGATTACAAGGAAATGTTCCGTCGTCTTGACCAAAGGTATGCTGATCCAGTTAGATTGACAGATACTGTTATCAACCAACTGCAAGAATTAAAGCCAATTGCTGAAGGCAATACTGGTAAATTTGTAGAAACCGTGGAAGTCATAGAAAAGTGCTGGACTGACATGAGTAAAAATAATTTAGAAGTACAGATGTCCACTGTAATTGTGATAAGCTTAATTGAGAAAATACTTCCACCCCAACAAAAAAGAGAGTGGACTAAGATCTACCAAAATCTGTCAAATAAAGTAAATGCTTTTCCTGAGTTGTTAAAGtatttgaaggaagaaaagaatgtccTTGATTATATAGACAAAGATGTTCGTAAGAGGTCACATAATTCCAAGGCTACTGTTCATAGTGTAgaggtaaaagaggatgacagtCAAATTATGAGAACATTGCAAAAGTTGCAACTTCAACAAGCAGAACATCAGGCTAACATGGAAAGTATAATGCAGAAGTTCACTCAAACACTATCTAGTGGGGGTTCACAGGTTGGACGTCATAGACAAAACTACGGAAACCCCAACTTTTGTTGGTATCACAATTCTGATTCGCACACTATCAGTCGCTGTAACACATTTCATAATTTGGAACCCTCAAACAAGATGGAGGTTTTACGGAAGAACCATGTTTGTTTTCACTGTTTGGCAATGGGACACAGTTCTAAGGATTGTCAGGAAAAACGCAGTTGCTACATGAAGTTAGGAAATGGTAATGTTTGTGGTAAGCCACATCATCCGAGACTTCACTATTTGCTTTATCAAAATGATATTAATATTCACACCAACAAGTCAGATGGTTGTACTTTGCTGATGATTGGTCAAGTTAACTGTAAAGATGACTCATTAGTAACTCTTTTTGATCCCGGCAGTACAAGTAGCTTGGTGACTCATCGCAAAGCACGGGACTTAGGATTATGTGGCACACCATATAACATCACTATGACAACAGTTGGAAATGTAAGTGATACTGTATTCACTAAAATGTATAAAATGCCTCTTGTAGATgagacaggtaaacaatatttaaTACAATGTGTAGGAATGGATGAAATCACTTCAGAAGTTAATCCAGTCCCTATGGACATAATTCTTTCTCAGTTAGGAGTTTCTCAGTCAATGCATATTTTCCGTCCTCATGGGAGAGTTGATCTTTTGATTGGTGCTGACAGTTGTGACATCATTCCTACAACTGTTAAAACTGTAGGGAAATTGCAACTCATGAAAGGTCCCTTCGGCTATTGTGTCAGAGGATCGCACCCAGAACTCAAAAATGAATATACAGAGCACTATGTGGCTCAAGTAAACCACATGTCCTTAACATCTAACACTTTTGAAATTCAAGGGGAGATCTGTAGAACTTTTAAGGAGGATATAGATAATTTGTTTGCAATGGATCACCTAGGCACAAATTGTAGACCCAAATGTACCAATTGCATTAACTGTAAAGACTGCAATAGAGAGACGCACATAactgtaaaggaagaagaagaaatgaaattgATTCTCAGTGGACTTGAAtatcaggagaaagagaagacctgGACTGTACATTACCCTTGGATTAAAGATCCACATCATTTGCCGAATAATTTTGGGGTAGCACTAATGAAACTTAAAGGTACGGAAAAGCGACTGAAGAAGTTGGGCAGTAGGTCAACAGAAAATTACAAGGTACAAATTGATGACATGTTAAAGAGAGGTGTTGCTAGAAAACTAAATAGGGAGGAGTTAAATTGGTACAAAGGTCCAGTGCACTATTTGTCTCATCATGAGGTGTTGAAACAAAGTTCAGCTTCCACCCCTACTCGCATTGTATTTAATGCTTCTGCCTCATATAATGGTCATGTGCTGAATAATTATTGGGCTAAGGGTCCCAATGTAATGAACAGTCTTTTTGGTCTTTTACTTAGATTCAGAGAAGGTTCCATAGCATTTGTTGGAGATATAGCCAAGATGTTTAATAGCATCAGGTTATCTGAATTTGACAGTCACGTACACAGGTTTCTTTGGCGAGACTTTGAGGATCGGGCCCCAGACCACTATGCCCTCACAGCAGTTCCCTTTGGAGACATTTGTAGTCCGGCTATTGCTATACTTGCTATGAGACAAACAGCTGAGAAATGCAAGGAGGAATTCCCTGAAGCAGCCAACGTAATTGTGCAAGATAGTTACATGGATGATATCATACATAGCATGAATGATACAGAGAAGGCTAGTCAGATCATAAAGGATGTTGAGCTTATTCTGAACCGTGGAAACTTTCACATGAAGGAGTGGATCATAAGTGGGAAGACCCAAGTTGGAAATGATGTGGACTTGTCAGGTATACCAGGAGAAAAGGTTCTGGGATTAGTATGGAACCCTGTAGAAGATGAAATAAGTttcaagatgaaaatgaaaagtacgTGTAAACAGACTTGCAGTGTTGAAGTTAAGAGTAATTCCGATGAACCACAAAATCCACTAACTAAAAGAAAGGCTCTTAGTTACATATCAACAATATTTGATCCCATGGGGTTTGTTACACCAGTGACTTTACGTGGTAAACTGTTGATGAGACAAATCATTGAGTACATTGATGAGAATGGACGGAAATTAGACTGGGATGATCCTTTACCTGAGGAATTTATAGGGAAATGGTACAAATTCTGTCATGATATGCATGAATTGGGAACTATTAAATTGCCTAGATGCATTTGTAATGCTGAATTAGTTGAACCAACCCTGATACTGTTTAATGATGCGAGCACCCTAGCATATTCTGCGTGTGCTTATGCACGTTGGCGTGTTGGGAAAGATAAGTATCAATCAAAGCTACTTGCAGCCAAAAGCAGACTCGCACCAATTAAGACACAGACTATTCCCAGACTGGAGTTGTCCAGTGCAGTTCTTAGTGTTCGCCTCCGCAATACAATAATGAACGAAACTAACATCAGATTTGATCATGTTCACCACTTTACTGACTCTGAGATTGTGCTTtcacaaataacaaaacacaatatTAAGGCTGGAACTTATGTTGCAAATAGAAttgtagaaataaaagaaagctcCTTGAGTAATGAATGGCACTGGATCTCGACTGAAGTAAACATAGCTGACCTAATGACCCGTTCAAGTAAATTTGTTGATATGGGTCCAACGTCATGCTGGCAGTGTGGACCCACTTTCTTAGAATTACCATTTTCTCAATGGCCCATGAAGTCAATCTCTCCAACACCAGAGATAAAGTCCATCATTAACACAGCTGAAGTAAACAACTGGCATATTAATGACTGCAATATGTTTGACATAGACAGATTTAATTCATACCGCAAAATTATAGGAGTCACTGCAAGAGTTTTGAATGCCCTTCATGCGCGTTCTTTCAAGGGAATCCTGGCATCACCAACAGTAGATCAACTTAAACAAGCAGAAATATTATGGATCAAAAGAGCCCAGATTTCTTTAACAGACAACTGGGAAAAAAGGTTCAAGCGGTTAGGTCCATTTTGTAAGGATGGAATAATATATGTAGGATCAAGAATTGCTGCATGGCTGaagaataattacaataatgaaGCTTTCATTCTACTTCCCACTAAACATAGACTCACAGAGGTGTGCATTAAGGATATTCATGATAAAGACCATGGAGGGATTGAATCTACTCTATGTAAACTACAGGCTAAATTTTGGATTCCTCAAGCTAGAAAGTTAATCAAATCAGTTAAATCTCGCTGCGTGACATGCAGACGTTTAGAAAAACAAGTGATTGGACAAAGCATGGGACCAGTACCAGAAGAAAGGTTGAAACCTTCACCTCCCTTTTACCATTCTGCTCTTGATCTATTTGGCCCATTAATGATTAAGGATACAGTCAaaggaagatgtaaaaaaaaggtgtatgGTGTTGTAGTAAATTGTCTCAGCACAAGAGCATCATATGTTGACTTAGTAGAAGGGTATGATACTGACAGTCTCATCACTACTCTTCGTAGGTTTACAGCCATCAGAGGCTTCCCTCACTCAATGTATTCCGACCATGGTTCACAACTCAAATTGGCAAGTAAAGAAGTTTGTTTCTTGACTCAAGACCAGGAAAAATTATCACAATTTAGCCGAGAAGGCGGTATGGAGTGGAAATTTACAAAATCTGCTGATGCTCCATGGGAGAATGGGTGCTCAGAAGCTATGGTAAAATTGGTGAAGAGAGTTATGACCAGAGTAATAGGTGACAGTACATTGACATTTGGTGAATTACAATCAGCAATGTTTGAGATTGCAAATATGTTGAACGAGAGACCAATAGGTATGAAAAATGGTTCAGACTGTACTAAGGGATCTTATCTTTGTCCAAATGATCTAATACTAGGGCGTGCAAGTGTACACACACCAGAAGGTGTATTTGACAGCAGTACAAACACAAGGACTCGCCAAAGGTTCATCAATGCAATTGTAAAATCCTTCTGGAAGAAATGGATGATGCATTATTTTTCAACATTAATTGTACAACAAAAATGGCATTGTGAGAAAAGAAATCTCCGAGTGGGAGATATTGTTTTGGTGCAGGATAGTAATAATTTGAAAGGGCATTGGAAACTTGCTGAAGTGTGTCAAGTTTTACCGAGTTCTGATGGTAAGGTTAGAGATGTACAAATTAGATACAAGTTACAAAGCGGAAATAGCATGTATAAGGGTCATCAAGATATAAAGGTTAACAGATCTGTCCACAAACTTGTGTTGATACTTCCGATCGAAGAACAataa